A stretch of Labrus bergylta chromosome 19, fLabBer1.1, whole genome shotgun sequence DNA encodes these proteins:
- the LOC109990896 gene encoding E3 ubiquitin-protein ligase ZNRF2: MGAKQSSTGFDGRTRAYSSSDLPSGNSSGGERIAGFRYTNGPDGPRIRYTGGGPTSSGLSIPAGGRSGSHVLNQSLDGTDGDDEGQLPPEGHRLLIGSLPAHLSPHLLGGFHCPLCSKFMAADEIEKHLLMCFSKTHLTYNKDILSRDSGECAICLDELEQGDTIARLPCLCIYHKGCIDEWFEVNRSCPEHPAD; the protein is encoded by the exons ATGGGGGCCAAACAGAGCAGCACAGGATTTGATGGAAGAACTCGGGCTTATTCCAGCTCCGATCTCCCATCTGGGAACTCCAGCGGAGGGGAAAGGATTGCGGGTTTTAGGTACACCAATGGACCAGATGGCCCGCGGATCCGGTATACAGGAGGTGGGCCGACCAGCTCCGGGCTCAGTATACCGGCTGGCGGCAGGTCAGGATCACACGTACTCAATCAGAGCCTCGATGGCACGGATGGTGACGACGAGGGCCAGCTGCCTCCTGAAGGCCACAGGTTGCTTATAGGCTCCCTGCCTGCTCACCTGTCCCCTCACCTGCTCGGAG GTTTCCACTGTCCTCTTTGCTCCAAGTTTATGGCAGCAGATGAAATCGAGAAGCACCTGCTCATGTGTTTCAGCAAAACGCACCTCACCTACAACA AGGACATCTTGTCCAGAGACTCTGGGGAATGTGCCATCTGCCTGGACGAGTTGGAGCAGGGGGACACCATTGCCAGGCTGCCCTGCCTCTGTATCTACCATAAAGG GTGTATAGACGAGTGGTTTGAGGTGAATCGCTCATGTCCAGAGCATCCTGCTGACTAA